A single region of the Triticum dicoccoides isolate Atlit2015 ecotype Zavitan chromosome 2B, WEW_v2.0, whole genome shotgun sequence genome encodes:
- the LOC119366837 gene encoding uncharacterized protein LOC119366837: MVLGGCGNGADGARADQFNGGSSTGQRQQHGGRPLDWKENVFVDSESEDNDGVSEDGEDAPSMHDQQEAQMQVEKETQIQVEKDAPPRDGNLETRRSVRLVKKKTKGVNSLYPVA; this comes from the exons ATGGTGCTCGGCGGCTGCGGCAACGGAGCTGATGGAGCGCGAGCCGACCAGTTCAACGGAGGCAGTAGCACGGGGCAGCGGCAGCAGCATGGAGGGCGTCCGCTTGACTGGAAAG AGAATGTATTTGTTGATAGTGAGAGTGAGGATAATGATGGGGTGAGTGAGGATGGGGAAGATGCTCCATCCATGCATGATCAGCAAGAGGCGCAAATGCAAGTGGAAAAAGAGACACAAATTCAAGTGGAAAAGGACGCACCTCCAAGAGATGGCAATTTGGAGACCCGTAGGTCTGTACGGCTTGTCAAGAAGAAGACCAAGGGCGTCAATAGCCTATACCCTGTTGCTTAG